The DNA region CACCCCTCTTAATCTAACCAAACACACATCTTAAATAATAGTTTGTTGCAAGAAAAAATTAAgggtaaaaaaaagaagagtagCTAACTTTGCAAACCTACCATTTCTCAACAAAAGAGCTTCATCTCACCTTGCATTCTttttaactaattttcaccTGTGCAACAATGGAGGCTGTCTCTCTGAATTCCTCCATCTCCTATGGAGTTAAAGCTTCCAACTTCAACCACAGGCGGCTTTTGACACGCAGGCGGAGAAGCATGGTTTGCTGCCAAACTGGTAGCCATGCCATCAAGTCTACTGGGATCTCTTCGGTTCTCACAGAGACGTCGTCGGCTTTGATCAGCCAAGATCATGGGCCTGCGTTGATGGAAACCGGGAGCCTGGTCTTGAGCCCCAATGGCAAGGATGAAGGTATCGGCATTGTCAAATTTCTAAGAGGGAAGACCTTCCTCATCACTGGTGCAACTGGATTTCTTGGCAAAGGTATTGTTTTCTTACCTTCTCAGATTCTCAGAAACGTCATTTAATTCCTCTTGTTGTCCCTTGCATGAATTTTCAGTTCTCATCGAGAAAATGCTGCGAACGGCTCCTGATGTTCATAAGATATTTGTTCTGATCAAGGCCAAGAGCAAAGAAGCTGGGGCAGAGAGATTGAAAAACGAAGTACGGAGAGCTTTGCTTTCATATATATATCTCTCTCTTCGACTTCTTTTTCCTGCGTAAGCTTCTGAGATGTGTGTCTGTTGTAGATCATCAACGCCGAGCTGTTCAAGAATTTGAAACAAATTCATGGAAAATCATATCAAGCTTTCATGTTGAGTAAGTTAATTCCTGTGGTTGGGAATGTATGCGAAACTAATCTCGGATTAGACGAAGATGCAGCTGAGTTCATGACTAGAGAGGTTGATGTAATCATAAATTCTGCAGCAAATACCACTTTTGATGAAAGGTTATGAAATCCATACTAGTTGTTTTTCTCATCTAATTACAGGGTTTCTGATGATTTTTCAAGTAAATGATTTGATGATCTCAGGTATGATACAGCCCTTGACATAAACACACGCGGCCCGACTCGACTCATGAGCTTCGCGAAACAATGCCTGAAACTGAAGCTCTTCGTACAAGTATCGACAGGCAAGTAAAGAGTAGCTTAAACACTGTTATAAAACATCCAACCTAAGAGTATCCAACTTCTAACTAACTTCCTAAACTCATTCTAGCCTGTCTAAATTTGCATGTTATAGGTATATACCTAATAAGTTTTATCTATATTTTTCGCCGGGGGTTTAATGATGAAACTTaaacatgtttttttttgttatattcgTAACAGCTTATGTAAATGGACAAAGGCAAGGCAGAATTATGGAAAAGCCTTTCTGCATAGGTGAAACTATAGCAGGTGAAACTGTTAACGGAAATCATCAAATCTTACTTCCCAAATTGAGCGTTGAAGATGAAATAAAGATAGTTGTGGAAGCAAAGAAAACTCTTGGAAATGATTCACTGCTTCAGGCAATGAAAGAATTAGGACTGCAGAGGTAATCTCAATTTATcatgaaatattaaaatctCCTCAATACATTCCTATTAAGATAACAAAAACATGTGTGCTCTATCCAGGGCTAAGAAGTTTGGATGGCAAGATACGTACGTGTTCACAAAGGCTATGGGAGAAATGATGATAGATAATTTAAGGGGTGATGTACCAGTAGTTGTGATTAGACCCAGTGTCATCGAGAGCACGCACAAAGAACCATTCCCTGGATGGATGGAAGGAAACAGGTAAGTCTGATGAATAAAATTCTGcatttcattttagtttttaatGTTTACTAAACGACATATATGGCCACCAGAATGATGGATCCGATCATATTGCAATACGGAAAGGGGCAGCTCACAGGATTCCTTGTTGACCCCAATGGAGTTCTTGACGTAGTAAGTAGCCATGCTAAAGTTGATAAAAGTATATTAATTTCTTAGTAGTTTCCCTCAAAGAAGTCGAGATCTCTTACCTGTTTGGAACTTCAAGTCTGGCAACTGAAAAAATGACTTGCTTTAGGTTCCAGCGGATATGGTTGTTAACGCGACCTTAGCAGCAATGGCGAAGCACGGGGAAGTTGGGAAACCAGAGTGTAGCATCTATCAGGTTGCATCATCTGTTGTCAACCCATTAGTTTTCCGGGACCTAGCCAAACTGCTCCACGAGCACTTCAGTTCCTCACCCATCATGGATTCCACTGGGACTCCAGTTCATGTTCCAAAAATGAAGCTATTCAGCTCTATGGACGATTTCTCTGACCACTTGTGGAAGGATGCAATCAATAGAACCGGATTAGGAGCTCTGACCAATCTTGAGGGGAAGTTGTCCCAAAAGCTTGAATTCATCTGCAGAAAATCAGTGGAACAAGCAAAGTATCTAGCAAGTATCTATGAATCATACACATTCTACGGCGGAAGGTAAAATCAACTAAGTCTTGATGTTATACTGTGTTACTCTGATGCTGGATGATAATAAGAATAAACAATGTGTAAAATGGCAGGTTCGACAACAGAAATACCCAAAGATTGATGGGATGCATGTCGAAGGAAGAGAGACAACAGTTTGGATTCGAAGTCGAGAACATCAACTGGAAAGACTACATCATTAACGTGCACATTCCGGGGTTAAGGAGGCATGTCATGAAGGGAAGAGGCAACAGTTAATGCAGCTTCCGTCGAACAAAAGACTTATCATTAATTTCTGTAGCCAACTGTAAAAGagtgttttctttttctctatttCTATTCATGTTTTATGCAATATCCACAAAGAGGAGGCCAGCAATTTGCCAGTTCATAAATATTTATAGAACAGTCACACATCCGTCTAGGATAAATTGTACTAATACATGCTTCAGTTTCTGCATTTCTGCCAAAACAATGGAATAATCACTGTTTTACAAGCTCAACATCGTTCCAGTAGCACGTAAGCTTTAGGCTTCGCCCGTTCAAATGAACAATAAATATAGCATCCTGAATATACATGCTGATGAAATAACTCACCAAAATTTCTAGAAAAAAAATGCTTTCACTAGATTATCAGGTAGGGAGTGGTTCCTGCAAACAAACTGTTACCAAAATCGTAGTTCAACAACAATACAGCAGCTTTGATTGAGAGAAGATGGACAAGCCAATGTTAGGTATTCAAATTTCTAGTGAAAACAGGTGAAAATATCATGATAATACAAAAGCAAGAAAAATAAACAGAATGCACCTTGGCTCTTGTTGATGGAGAATTCAGAACGATCAACTTCTCTTACGTATATGCCACAGATCTTCAGATGAAAGAGAGATTCCACAACAATAGGTTCCAAAAGTTTGATGCTAAACATAATATCAACTTCCACAGTAATGGATCATAAATGACAACAAAATTTGGAGATGTTTCTATACAATAAGAATATAGCAGTGCCAATATTTTTGATATACCCATACAGCCTAGTTAACCATCCACCACCACCCCTACCAGGGGAACCCAAAGAACAAATAAAGTAGAACGATGATAAACTAATATACATTGGTATTATGGTGTCACAATCCAATGTGAAGGAACATTGAAGGAACAAGGTCAACAACAGACCAGGCAAGACCAGCATACTGAAGGAGCCTGATGCCAGTATCAACATCGAACGACGTCTGCTTTGAGAACATTTTCTGGAGATAACCTGACTGCTTCAATACATCAGATTTCTTATCGGTTCCATTTAAGGTAGGTATATAGCTTGTCGATCTAACTGGGATTCCCAAAGCATTTGAAATAATTGGAAGAATCCATTTGGCAAGAGCCTTGCTACAGAACTTCACGAGAAGGATGGTCGGGATTCCTAGTAGTAGTCTACCCACAAAGGCAGGAAGCATAAGCTGAGGAGAGAAAACACGAGCAACATCCTCATGGTGAAACTGATGGAACGTCTGGTGGATTCCAATCACCTGGATCACACATTATCATGTTAACGATCCTAGCAAAAAGACTCAGGAGTTGATATTATAACATGCATTGAACAAAACTCTTACTAGAAATAGGAACACCACACTTACAATACCAAGGGAA from Salvia splendens isolate huo1 chromosome 9, SspV2, whole genome shotgun sequence includes:
- the LOC121748801 gene encoding fatty acyl-CoA reductase 2, chloroplastic-like — protein: MEAVSLNSSISYGVKASNFNHRRLLTRRRRSMVCCQTGSHAIKSTGISSVLTETSSALISQDHGPALMETGSLVLSPNGKDEGIGIVKFLRGKTFLITGATGFLGKVLIEKMLRTAPDVHKIFVLIKAKSKEAGAERLKNEIINAELFKNLKQIHGKSYQAFMLSKLIPVVGNVCETNLGLDEDAAEFMTREVDVIINSAANTTFDERYDTALDINTRGPTRLMSFAKQCLKLKLFVQVSTAYVNGQRQGRIMEKPFCIGETIAGETVNGNHQILLPKLSVEDEIKIVVEAKKTLGNDSLLQAMKELGLQRAKKFGWQDTYVFTKAMGEMMIDNLRGDVPVVVIRPSVIESTHKEPFPGWMEGNRMMDPIILQYGKGQLTGFLVDPNGVLDVVPADMVVNATLAAMAKHGEVGKPECSIYQVASSVVNPLVFRDLAKLLHEHFSSSPIMDSTGTPVHVPKMKLFSSMDDFSDHLWKDAINRTGLGALTNLEGKLSQKLEFICRKSVEQAKYLASIYESYTFYGGRFDNRNTQRLMGCMSKEERQQFGFEVENINWKDYIINVHIPGLRRHVMKGRGNS